Proteins encoded in a region of the Zea mays cultivar B73 chromosome 4, Zm-B73-REFERENCE-NAM-5.0, whole genome shotgun sequence genome:
- the LOC100284533 gene encoding LOW QUALITY PROTEIN: uncharacterized protein (The sequence of the model RefSeq protein was modified relative to this genomic sequence to represent the inferred CDS: deleted 1 base in 1 codon), whose product MGACATKPGDLKVKGEAPLVVEDAVAAAAEKAKADGIPVAAAVVDQSDVSRRRSLSDLLKRDAEASDGKAGHQEAEKVVVGEPASAVGETMGPPQAPVQASVAAEQDDTAEEPEDGLPSGDAHAAEEEKRVDPESVQAAVAADAPKSSEESEAANDDDDASA is encoded by the exons ATGGGAGCGTGCGCGACGAAGCCGGGCGACCTCAAGGTCAAGGGCGAGGCGCCGCTGGTCGTGGAGGACGCCGTGGCGGCCGCGGCCGAGAAGGCGAAGGCCGACGGGATCCCGGTGGCCGCCGCCGTTGTCGACCAGAGT GATGTCAGCCGCCGGAGGTCCCTCAGCGACCTACTCAAACGG GACGCGGAGGCCAGCGATGGGAAGGCCGGCCACCAAGAGGCAGAGAAGGTCGTGGTTGGGGAGCCGGCGAGTGCTGTCGGGGAAACGATGGGACCACCGCAAGCACCGGTCCAGGCCTCGGTCGCAGCCGAGCAGGACGACACGGCCGAAGAACCGGAGGATGGTCTTCCGAGTGGCGACGCGCATGCGGCGGAAGAAGAGAAGCGAGTGGATCCTGAATCAGTGCAAGCTGCTGTCGCTGCTGATGCCCCAAAAAGTTCTGAGGAAAGCGAGGCTGCTAATGACGACGATGACGCCTCTGCCTGA